The following proteins are encoded in a genomic region of Dromaius novaehollandiae isolate bDroNov1 chromosome 29, bDroNov1.hap1, whole genome shotgun sequence:
- the TMEM79 gene encoding transmembrane protein 79: protein MAAAVPALPAEEVALLELGPAAAPPDKAPAGRDEPPGEPDATLPWDQRGARGQPEPAEAKRRSSPEGGREDPEEAAPAGPPGEAEDEEPRGPPVVAAHVFVPVDPQCIERKRQPAPRPREQGEGGYAAPRADGLRPKQVFVPLGYRDARGYEGPAAEASRCPCAVNCSSDGLRSVASVVGALLLCPCLVYGAYVFLPFDAPLLPTLGARLVYTLRCAAFATFPVVLGIIVHGISCLCSSSLEPFGEPQPEVEIHRAYVSQSVHLFILYFFNMAVLATYLPQEALKLVPLLTGLFAISRLIYWLLYAVGHSFRAFGFSMTFLPLLAMLLYNLYGMFVLEPENLLAVAGAKAEGASKESGSKLRFWG from the exons ATGGCCGCGGccgtccccgcgctgcccgccgagGAGGTGGCCTTGCTGGAgctggggccggcggccgcccccccggACAAGGCGCCCGCCGGCCGCGACGAGCCGCCCGGGGAGCCCGATGCCACCCTGCCGTGGGACCAGCGAGGCGCCCGGGGCCAGCCGGAGCCCGCCGAGGCCAAGAGGCGCTCGAGCCCCGAGGGGGGCCGCGAAGACCCCGAGGaggccgccccggccggcccccccggcgaGGCCGAAGATGAGGAGCCCCGCGGGCCGCCCGTGGTGGCCGCCCACGTCTTCGTGCCCGTCGACCCGCAGTGCATCGAGCGGAAgcggcagccggccccgcggccccgggagcagGGCGAGGGGGGCTACGCGGCCCCCCGAGCCGACGGCCTCCGCCCCAAGCAGGTCTTCGTCCCCCTCGGCTACCGGGACGCCCGGGGCTACGAGGGGCCGGCGGCCGAGGCGTCCCGGTGCCCCTGCGCCGTGAATTGCAGCTCCGACGGCCTCAGGTCCGTGGCGTCCGTGGTGGGggccctgctgctgtgccccTGCCTCGTCTACGGCGCCTACGTCTTCCTGCCCTTCGACGCCCCGCTCCTGCCCACCCTCGGCGCCCGCCTGGTCTACACGCTCCGCTGCGCCGCCTTCGCCACCTTCCCCGTCGTCCTCG GGATCATCGTCCACGGcatctcctgcctctgctcctcctcgCTGGAGCCCTTTGGCGAGCCGCAGCCGGAGGTGGAGATCCACCGCGCCTACGTCTCCCAGTCCGTCCACCTCTTCATCCTCTACTTCTTCAACATGGCCGTGCTGGCCACCTACCTCCCGCAGGAGGCCCTGAAACTCGTCCCCCTGCTCACGGGGCTCTTCGCCATCTCCCG GCTGATCTACTGGCTCTTGTACGCCGTCGGGCACTCCTTCCGCGCCTTCGGCTTCAGCATGACCTTCCTGCCCCTCCTGGCCATGCTGCTCTACAACCTGTACGGCATGTTCGTCCTGGAGCCCGAAAACCTCCTCGCCGTGGCGGGCGCCAAGGCCGAGGGTGCCTCCAAGGAGAGCGGGAGCAAGCTCCGATTCTGGGGGTGA
- the GLMP gene encoding glycosylated lysosomal membrane protein: protein MLLLAALLAAAGGGRREVSMQYNPGWSNSSVNLLHVRAAGPRDTLHYVWSSIGAPTALLVATGSPGSALRIDWARLLSPAPAGAVRIEPPGSVLYSTAVVFTKVFEYREAGKSGEHFYPPYDLSGFSWGSVNGTLNHTALTAEFLGVPASDPGGSFSNGSLAFRVTAYEADGRDGPLPSLLHTANSSKVEFVLAGVRPRGNGSRFALEVATVEEPGAARRLRSARSIDDEYTPAVFETLSLAAEARNGSATLSFLQWKATAYGSRSPRREDGIRCRPRGLHAANWTLPASALVRAYFGEGLGSAYTVSAINISFGGEDGEVYQEKRYLSWSALLGFGQPPQDAFSPLVISIVAVALGAPVVLLLVGSVVVLFARRKRYSEYEPIN, encoded by the exons ATGTTGCTGCtggcggcgctgctggcggcggcgggcggcggccgccgggag gtcTCCATGCAGTACAACCCCGGCTGGAGCAACTCCTCGGTCAACCTGCTGCAcgtgcgggcggcggggccgcgcgacACCCTGCACTACGTGTGGAGCAGCATCGGGGCACCCACCGCGCTGCTGGTGGCCAcgggcagccccggcagcgccctGCGCATCGACTGGGCCCGGCTGCTCTCGCCCGCGCCCGCCGGCGCCGTCCGGATCGAGCCCCCCGGCAGCGTCCTCTACTCCACCGCCGTCGTCTTCACCAAG GTGTTCGAGTACCGCGAGGCCGGCAAGTCCGGGGAGCACTTCTACCCGCCCTACGACCTCTCCGGCTTCTCCTGGGGCAGCGTCAACGGGACCCTGAACCACACGGCGCTGACGGCCGAGTTCCTGGGCGTCCCGGCCTCCGACCCCGGCGGCAGCTTCTCCAACGGCAGCCTGGCTTTCCGG GTGACGGCCTACGAGGCCGACGGGCGCGACGGGCCCCTGCCCAGCCTCCTGCACACGGCCAACAGCTCCAAGGTGGAGTTCGTCCTGGCCGGGGTGAGGCCGCGGGGCAACGGCTCCCGCTTCGCGCTGGAGGTGGCGACGGTGGAggagccgggggcggcgcggcggctgcgctCGGCCCGCTCCATCGACGACGAGTACACGCCGGCCGTCTTCGAG ACGCTCTCGCTGGCGGCCGAGGCCCGAAACGGCAGCGCCACGCTGAGCTTCCTCCAGTGGAAAGCGACCGCCTACGGCTCCCGGAGCCCCAGGCGCGAGGACGGCATCcgctgccgcccccgcggccTGCACGCGGCCAACTGGACTCTGCCGGCATCCGCCCTCGTCCGCGCCTACTTCGGCGAGGGCCTGGGCAGCGCCTACACCGTCAGCGCCATCAACATCTCCTTCGGCGGCGAGGACGGGGAGGTTTACCAGGAGAAGCGCTACCTGAGCTG GTCGGCGCTGCTGGGCTTCGGGCAGCCCCCCCAGGACGCCTTCTCGCCCCTCGTCATCTCCATCGTGGCTGTGGCGCTGGGTGCCCccgtggtgctgctgctggtgggcaGCGTCGTGGTCCTCTTCGCCCGGCGGAAACGCTACTCCGAGTACGAGCCCATCAACTGA
- the CCT3 gene encoding T-complex protein 1 subunit gamma: protein MMGPRPVLVLSQNMKRESGRKVQTGNITAAKTIADIIRTCLGPRAMMKMLLDPMGGIVMTNDGNTILREIQVQHPAAKSMIEISRTQDEEVGDGTTSVIILAGEMLSVAEHFLEQQMHPTVIIGAYRKALDDMISILKKIGTPVDVNNREMMLKIIKSAINTKAINRWCDLACSIALDAVKTVEFEENGRREIDIKKYAKVEKIPGGFSEDSCVLRGIMVNKDVTHPRMRRLIKNPRIVLLDCSLEYKKGESQTDIEITREEDFARILQMEEEYIQQICEDLIRVKPDLVITEKGISDLAQHYLMRANVTAIRRVRKTDNNRIARACGARIVSRTDELREEDVGTGARLFEVKKIGDEYFAFITDCKDPKACTIVLRGASKEILAEVERNLQDAMQVCRNVLLDPQLVPGGGATEMAVSHALTEKSKGMTGVEQWPYRAVAQALEVIPRTLIQNCGASTIRVLTSLRAKHTQEGSQTWGVNGETGALVDMKDLGIWEPLAVKLQTYKTAVETAVLLLRIDDIVSGHKKKGDDQSKQPAAPEAAQE from the exons ATGATGGGCCCGCGCCCCGTGCTCGTCCTCA GTCAGAATATGAAACGCGAGTCTGGAAGAAAAGTCCAGACTGGGAACATCACTGCTGCTAAG ACTATTGCTGACATCATCCGAACATGTTTGGGACCAAGAGCTATGATGAAG ATGCTTTTGGACCCTATGGGTGGGATCGTGATGACCAACGATGGCAACACTATTCTTAGAGAG ATTCAAGTCCAGCACCCAGCTGCAAAGTCAATGATTGAGATCAGCCGTACTCAGGATGAAGAAGTTGGAGATGGGACCACATCTGTAATTATCCTTG CTGGAGAGATGCTGTCCGTTGCTGAACACTTCCTTGAACAGCAGATGCACCCGACTGTGATCATTGGGGCTTATCGTAAGGCCCTGGATGACATGATCAGTATTCTAAAGAAAATTGG CACTCCAGTGGATGTGAACAACAGAGAGATGATGCTTAAAATAATAAAGAGTGCTATAAACACCAAGGCAATAAACCGCTGGTGTGACTTGGCCTGCAGCATTGCCCTGGATGCCGTCAAGACAGTGGAGTTTGAGGAAAATGGCAGAAGGGAAATCGACATCAAGAAATATGCTAAAGTAGAAAAG ATTCCAGGTGGTTTTAGTGAAGACTCTTGTGTTTTGCGTGGAATCATGGTGAATAAAGATGTAACTCATCCCAGGATGCGTCGCCTTATTAAGAATCCACGCATCGTCCTTCTGGATTGCTCGCTAGAGTACAAGAAAGGAGAGAGTCAG ACTGATATTGAAATTACTCGGGAGGAAGACTTTGCCCGCATCCTGCAGATGGAGGAAGAATACATCCAGCAGATTTGTGAGGATCTGATCAGAGTCAAGCCAGACCTGGTCATCACAGAAAAAGGAATCTCTG ACTTGGCCCAGCACTACCTGATGAGAGCCAACGTCACAGCCATCCGCAGAGTGAGGAAGACGGACAACAACAGGATTGCCAG GGCTTGCGGAGCTCGCATTGTGAGCCGCACAGACGAGCTGCGGGAGGAGGACGTGGGAACCGGAGCCAGGCTctttgaagtgaaaaaaatagGAGACGAGTATTTTGCCTTCATCACTGACTGCAAAGACCCCAAGGCTTGCACTATCGTTCTGCGTGGAGCCAGCAAGGAAATCCTAGCA GAGGTGGAGCGCAACCTCCAGGACGCCATGCAGGTGTGTCGCAACGTCCTCCTCGACCCGCAGCTGGTGCCAGGAGGGGGAGCTACCGAAATGGCCGTTTCTCACGCGCTGACAGAGAAGTCCAAAGGCATGACGGGCGTGGAGCAGTGGCCCTACCGGGCGGTAGCCCAAGCTCTGGAAGTCATTCCCAGAACGCTGATCCAGAACTGTGGTGCTAGTACCATCCGTGTGCTGACCTCGCTCAGG GCAAAACACACTCAAGAAGGCAGCCAGACGTGGGGCGTGAACGGTGAGACCGGAGCCTTAGTCGACATGAAGGACCTGGGGATCTGGGAGCCTTTAGCCGTCAAATTGCAGACCTACAAAACGGCAGTAGAG ACTGCTGTTCTCCTCCTCCGTATCGATGACATTGTTTCGGGGCACAAAAAGAAAGGCGACGATCAAAGCAAGCAGCCCGCAGCTCCGGAGGCAGCCCAGGAGTAG